TCGTGCCGCTGGGGATCACCGCGGTCATCGACGCGGCGTCCCCGTTGGACAGCGGCCAGGCCGCGGGGATCGGCCTGATGCTGGTGCTGCTCGCACTCGGTTTCGTGCCCACGTCCTCCTTCCGCCTGGCCGGGTTGAGCCTGCCCCCACTGCCCACCAGTTCGGAGGAGTTCGGCCAGGACACCGACCCCTTCCCGCACGAGGTCGTGGTGGAGCGCTCGGCGGCGGCCGACCGGTACATGACCGGGCTGTACGCGGCGCTGGGGCTGACAGCGGTGGTGCTGTTCACGGCGCTGCTCGTCCCCGGCGGGATGTGGTCGATGATCACCACCGCCGTGGCGGCACTGCTGCTCCTGCTGCGTTCCCGACACGTCGACAGCGCACGCCAGCGTTGGCCGCTACTGATCACAGCGGGTTACGCACTCGCGCTGGACGGTGTGGTCCTGGCGCTGGGGCTGGATCCGTTCGCCCGGCTCTGGTACGGCTTCACTGCCGCCCTGGTGCTCGCACTGCTGCTCGTGGTGGCCAGTAGAGCCCTGCCCGGCCGGAAACTGGCCCCGTACTGGGGGCGGGCGGTCGACCTGCTAGAGACGTTCTCCGCACTGGCGCTGGTCCCGCTGCTGTTGGCGGCGCTCGACGTCTACATGTTCGTACGCGGCCTGGCCGGTTAGCGTTCGCGACCGACCGGCGAGCGAGAACTTCCGAAGAGATCGGGCACCTCCTCCGAGATCACCGACAGCGAACCACCCCTGGGAGAACCATGCAGTCCAGACGCGACCAGGTGCAGGCCTACTTCTTCGTGGTGGGACGCCTGGTATCCGCGCTGATGCGGGCGAGCCCGGACGACCAGACCACGCCGACCCGCCGCTTCGTGATGGGCACGGTCATCGGAACCCTGCTGGGTGCGCTGGTGGTGGCCGGTTTCGGCATCGTGGGGATGATCTTTCCCGGCGGCAAGACCTCGTGGCAGGCCGAGGGCACGATCGTCGTGGAGAAGGAGACCGGAGCCCGCTACCTGTACCTGAACGGCGCGCTGCGCCCGGTGCTGAACTACTCCTCGGCGCTGCTGGCCCGTGACCAGTCCGGCGGCGACCCGAAGCTGGTCTCGCGGAACTCGCTGCGGGGAACACCGCGCGGCACCCCGATCGGTATTCCCGGCGCGCCGGACTCGATCCCGGAACGGAAGAACCTGAGCCGGGCACCGTGGGTGGTGTGCGCGCGGACGGCCGCGAAACCGTCCGGCGAGCAGGTGCCGATCACCCACCTCCGGGTGGGTGAAGAACCGAGCCGCGGACTCACTTCCGACGAGGGAGTCGTGGTGTCCACACCGGATGGCACGGGATACCTGGTGTGGCAGGGCAGGCGACTGAAGCTGACCGGGCGGTCCGTGATCGAGGCGCTGGGATACGGCGACGTGGTCCCGTTCCCGGTGACCAGCTCCTGGATCAACACCATCCCGAGCGGGCCCGATCTCGCCGCCCCGGAGATTCCGAACGCGGGATCCCGGGCGCCGGAGGTGGCGGGCGAATCCGCCACGGTGGGGCGAATCTACGAGATGCGCAACCCGGCACTGGACTCGGAGTCCTCGTTCTACGTGATGCGCTCCGACGGTCTCTCCTCGCTGACCCCGCTGGCGGCGAGCCTGCTACTCACCACCCCTTCCTCGGGAGCACAGCCGGTCGGGATCGGGCCCGAGGCCCTGTCCACCACACCGATCTCGGAAACCGACAGCACTCCTGAGGGGTATCCGGCGGTGCCGCCGACGCCGCGGCAGCTCAGCGAGGGCGGGAAAACCCGCCCCTGCGCCTCGTTCCGGCTCGGTTCGGGACAGTCGAACACCCCCACCATCACGGTGGCCCCGCGGGATCACGGCTCCACCACGGCGCGGACCGGCAGCGATGCGGTGGCCGAACGGATCACGATCCCGGCCGGGCGGGGCGTACTGGCCCGCGATCTGCCCGCACCCGGCGTGGCGGGCGGGACGAACTACCTGATCACCGGCCTCGGGGTGAAGTACCCACTGGCCGCACCGGACGTGGC
This portion of the Actinopolyspora lacussalsi genome encodes:
- a CDS encoding type VII secretion protein EccB (product_source=TIGR03919; pfam=PF05108; tigrfam=TIGR03919; transmembrane_helix_parts=Inside_1_39,TMhelix_40_62,Outside_63_473), whose product is MQSRRDQVQAYFFVVGRLVSALMRASPDDQTTPTRRFVMGTVIGTLLGALVVAGFGIVGMIFPGGKTSWQAEGTIVVEKETGARYLYLNGALRPVLNYSSALLARDQSGGDPKLVSRNSLRGTPRGTPIGIPGAPDSIPERKNLSRAPWVVCARTAAKPSGEQVPITHLRVGEEPSRGLTSDEGVVVSTPDGTGYLVWQGRRLKLTGRSVIEALGYGDVVPFPVTSSWINTIPSGPDLAAPEIPNAGSRAPEVAGESATVGRIYEMRNPALDSESSFYVMRSDGLSSLTPLAASLLLTTPSSGAQPVGIGPEALSTTPISETDSTPEGYPAVPPTPRQLSEGGKTRPCASFRLGSGQSNTPTITVAPRDHGSTTARTGSDAVAERITIPAGRGVLARDLPAPGVAGGTNYLITGLGVKYPLAAPDVAGVLGYGGTEPVAVPGSLLSLLPSGPSLDPSTATVTRKPGNTGDDAP